The genome window ACGCTTTGACGGAATCTTAACTGAAAATGGTGCGGAGATCATCGAATCAAAAGAATGGGGTAAACGTCGCTTAGCATACGAAATCAATGACTATCGTGATGGTTTTTACCACATCGTGAAATTAAACGCTGATAAAGCAGATTCTATCAACGAATTTGACCGTTTAGCTAAAATTTCTGATGATATCATTCGTCATATGGTAATTAAAGAAGAAGCATAAGAATTTATTCAAGGCTAGGACCTTGATTTACTAAACGAGAGGAGGTTGGTTTTGCATGATGAATCGTGTAGTACTTGTAGGACGCTTAACAAAAGATCCTGAATTACGTTACACTCCAGCTGGTGTGGCTGTTGCGACTTTTACATTAGCTGTAAATCGCACTTTCACTAACCAACAAGGAGAACGAGAAGCTGACTTTATTAATTGTGTTGTTTGGCGTAAACCGGCAGAAAACGTTGCTAATTTCCTGAAGAAGGGAAGCATGGCGGGCGTTGATGGCCGTGTTCAAACTCGTAATTACGAGGGAAACGACGGTAAACGTGTTTATGTGACTGAAATTGTAGCAGAGAGTGTTCAATTCCTTGAACCGCGTAATTCTAATGGCGGTGGCGGAAATAACTATCAAAGTGGCAATAACAACAATAATTACAATAGCGGTGGAAATAACTTCGGACAAGCACCTACAAATAACGGTGGATTCGGACAGGACCAGCAACAATCTCAAAATCAAAATTATCAATCCACTAATAATGATCCTTTTGCAAGTGATGGTAAGCCAATCGACATTTCTGATGACGATTTGCCATTCTAAATTCATTTTAGCGGTTTGAACTTTAAGATAGGAGGAACTTTCAATGGCTGGAGGACGCAGAGGCGGACGCCGTCGGAAAAAAGTATGTTACTTTACTTCCAATGGTATTACGCATATCGACTATAAAGATGTAGAACTTCTTAAAAAATTCGTTTCCGAACGTGGTAAAATTTTACCTCGTCGTGTAACTGGAACAAGCGCTAAATATCAACGTAAACTTACTGTTGCTATCAAACGCTCACGCCAAATGGCATTACTACCATTTGTTGCTGAAGAAAAATAAGTTAATTTTAGCAGTCTAGAATTCATTTCTAGACTGTTTTTTCATAAAATTAGACCTTAGATCATGTAAACCTAGGACCTAAGAAGGAAGTTAATGCTATTTATTCATGTTATTCTTATATAGAAGTAAAAAAATGCACAGGGGGAAACAATCATGTATAAAAAATTAGCAACAGTAGGGATGACGGTATTATTAGTAGGAGCTTTATCAGCATGTAGTTTTAATGATGATAAGGATACATCATCAAATAATAGCAACAATGAAACTACTAGTAGCAAAAGCAGTAATAATGAAAGTTCATCAGATAGCTTGCAAAATAAAAGCTTCGATATGAGCTATGAAGACGCGATTAACGCATTCAAAGACAAACATAGTGATGCAGAAATATCTAGCGTTGAATTAGAGAAAAGCTTGGGAAAATATGTCTACAAAGTTGATGGGATTTCAAATGATAATGAATACGAAATGAAATTCAATGCTGAAACAAAAGAACAACTAAGTGATGAAACAGATCGACTTGACCGAGAAGATGCAGGTGGAGTTGAAAAAGAAAACGAAAAACTTAGCTTAGATGGAATTAAATCACCAAAAGAAGCCATGGATAAGGCTGTTTCTGAACAAGCTGGTGACGTAACAAGTTGGAAAATAGAAAGAGAATTAGATACAACTTATTATGAAGTGACAGTAAAACAAGATAATAACAAATACGAAATCAAACTAAATGCAAAAACTTTAGAAATTCTTCAAACAGAACAAGACGATTAATAAAATGGAAAAGCCAACTGTGAACATTCTTTTGCAGTTGGTTTTTTTATGAATAAACTCACTTAAATAAAATATTAATATGGGTTTTTAAGCCTATTATACAGTCCTTTTTACACGTTCGAATATTCTGAAATGTATCCAAAAAATCGGCAATTCTGCTCTTTTTTGGTCGTTCATGACAAGAATCGGACATTTCATTACATTTTTGGTTATTATGGGTAAATTCGTTGTAAAATATTAGTGGAGGTGAATTAGTTGAGTAATTTTACTGCAAAAGTCCCTTTGTCAGAAAGAATGGCGGATGTGTTGATTTCGAAAGACCGCTGGAAAGATGATGAAGAAGGTTATTTAAAAGTAAAATATGGACTGGAAATAATTCTAATTAATGTCATGAAGTTTGCTCTCGTATACGGTATCGCCTTAGTAACAGGGCTTTTACTGCAAACAGTGACAGTGCATCTGTCATATTTATGGCTCAGACGGTATTCTTTTGGATTACATGCAACCAAAACATTGAATTGCACGTTAATTAGCTTAATGATGTTTGTGCTTGCGCCATTTGTTTTTCAAAATATCCCCTCTAATAATTGGATTGTTTTAGGTACATTTGGATTTATACTGCTCAACATGTTTTTATTCGCTCCGGCAGACACAGAAAGTTTGCCTTTAATCGGTGAAGAACACCGGAAAACACTAAAAAGAAAAGCGATGATAGGGACGCTAATTTTAACGGGAATTGCGTTGCTAATACCATTCGCAGAGATGAAAACATTAATCATGGTAGGATCTTTGTTTCAGGTGATAAGTATTAATCCACTTACTTACAAACTATTGAAAAGGAGGTATCGGAACTATGAAAAATATGAATAAATCAGTTGGTAAATTCCTTTCTAGAAAACTAGAAGAACAATCCATGAAAGTTGCGGATTCTTCTATGAGTAAAGCTTGCTTCATGTTTGTATACGAACCAAAAAGTCCATTTGTGAAAATGCAAGAAAAAAACGAAAATAAATAAATTTAAAACTGTATAACATCAAAATTCATGCTAAAATAAAAAGAAGGCAAACTTACATATTTAAACATAGATATTTTAGACAGTGGAGGATTAATATGTTTAGTATTTTGATGGCAATTATACAGATAACGGGTATTTTTATTGCAATCCAGATTTTAACAAACAAAGTTTTTTCAATTAAAGAGGGATTGGTTACTATAGCAATTGCTATGCTAGCCTTCCCTTTATTTACTTTAGTTCAATACTGGTCGATGATTTTTGTATTGATTGTTTTTGTAAGTGCCTTATATTGGAAAAATAAAAATGTAGTAGTTTCAGCTTCTATTACGCTTGTGGTTATTATTTTACTTACTATTAGTGACTCTATAGTAGGTTTTATTTTAGTACCGGGCTTGAACTTTAAATATGATGAGATATTTAATGAACTGTTACCAACGTTAATTTACTGCGCGGGAATGTTGGCGAATTTGTTGGTATTTTCGTTTCTTCTTAGAAAATTGATTGAAAAAGTTAATATTTCTAGATTTGTTGAACATAGAAAATATGCGTATATTATTTTTTCTATCGTTGCTCTTACTGTCTTAGCGTTCTATATGAACATATACGCGGGGTCAATCGCAGGTTTTGATGGATCAGTTTTGAAAATTAATACGCTTATTTTTACAGGATATACCATTTTGTTAATAGTTATAGTGACGGTTGTTATTAATACGGCAACCAACGAACTTAAAGTACAGAATCAGAAGGAACAGCTAGAACAGTTACAGGATTATGTTACTACATTAGAGTCCCTGCATAGAGAAATGCGCGTTTTTCGTCATGATTATGTGAATATCCTGTCAACACTTGTTGGATATATTGATAATAATGATATGCCGGGTTTGAAGTATTACTTTGAAAATAATATTGTACCTATAAATAAAACAATTGAATCGAACAACTATAAGATTTCATTGCTTCAAAATATTCATGTTATTGAACTAAAGGGCTTGCTAGCTGTTAAATTAAT of Listeria monocytogenes contains these proteins:
- the rpsF gene encoding 30S ribosomal protein S6 yields the protein MARKYEIMYIIRPNIEEDEKKAVVERFDGILTENGAEIIESKEWGKRRLAYEINDYRDGFYHIVKLNADKADSINEFDRLAKISDDIIRHMVIKEEA
- the ssb gene encoding single-stranded DNA-binding protein; its protein translation is MMNRVVLVGRLTKDPELRYTPAGVAVATFTLAVNRTFTNQQGEREADFINCVVWRKPAENVANFLKKGSMAGVDGRVQTRNYEGNDGKRVYVTEIVAESVQFLEPRNSNGGGGNNYQSGNNNNNYNSGGNNFGQAPTNNGGFGQDQQQSQNQNYQSTNNDPFASDGKPIDISDDDLPF
- the rpsR gene encoding 30S ribosomal protein S18 is translated as MAGGRRGGRRRKKVCYFTSNGITHIDYKDVELLKKFVSERGKILPRRVTGTSAKYQRKLTVAIKRSRQMALLPFVAEEK
- a CDS encoding PepSY domain-containing protein; this translates as MYKKLATVGMTVLLVGALSACSFNDDKDTSSNNSNNETTSSKSSNNESSSDSLQNKSFDMSYEDAINAFKDKHSDAEISSVELEKSLGKYVYKVDGISNDNEYEMKFNAETKEQLSDETDRLDREDAGGVEKENEKLSLDGIKSPKEAMDKAVSEQAGDVTSWKIERELDTTYYEVTVKQDNNKYEIKLNAKTLEILQTEQDD
- a CDS encoding accessory gene regulator ArgB-like protein — its product is MSNFTAKVPLSERMADVLISKDRWKDDEEGYLKVKYGLEIILINVMKFALVYGIALVTGLLLQTVTVHLSYLWLRRYSFGLHATKTLNCTLISLMMFVLAPFVFQNIPSNNWIVLGTFGFILLNMFLFAPADTESLPLIGEEHRKTLKRKAMIGTLILTGIALLIPFAEMKTLIMVGSLFQVISINPLTYKLLKRRYRNYEKYE
- a CDS encoding cyclic lactone autoinducer peptide, producing the protein MKNMNKSVGKFLSRKLEEQSMKVADSSMSKACFMFVYEPKSPFVKMQEKNENK
- a CDS encoding sensor histidine kinase; this translates as MFSILMAIIQITGIFIAIQILTNKVFSIKEGLVTIAIAMLAFPLFTLVQYWSMIFVLIVFVSALYWKNKNVVVSASITLVVIILLTISDSIVGFILVPGLNFKYDEIFNELLPTLIYCAGMLANLLVFSFLLRKLIEKVNISRFVEHRKYAYIIFSIVALTVLAFYMNIYAGSIAGFDGSVLKINTLIFTGYTILLIVIVTVVINTATNELKVQNQKEQLEQLQDYVTTLESLHREMRVFRHDYVNILSTLVGYIDNNDMPGLKYYFENNIVPINKTIESNNYKISLLQNIHVIELKGLLAVKLIRAQELKIDAILEVVEPIDKISMDSIDLCKVVGILLDNAVEAALTCENPVIRIAFVKKGDSIIIVFANSLPVNMPPIYKIFEEGFSTKGEGRGLGLASLREIMKKYSHVALDTKVTDREVIQELEIM